A genomic segment from Modestobacter roseus encodes:
- a CDS encoding L,D-transpeptidase encodes MGSRQVRAAAAVLVAAVLVLLVGCQGSADGSGESAAPSSAAPAEVSLSVADGATDLSPTTPVQLTVAAGELDRVAVTTADGTAVPGTVEPAADDPAAQVWTPAEPLAYGTSYTVTATATNADDAETTATSTFTTVTPATLSTPGIGPLDGTTVGVGMPIRVFFDDPVADKAAVESHLLVDSSTPTDGVWNWVRDDEVHFRPSTYWPANTDVTLHADLYGVDFGEGVWGEKDRTISFSIGERHVSVADAGAHTLTVYDGDQLVQTFPMSAGSSENPTRNGAHVVLEKFADITMDSSTFGLAVDAPGGYRTDVEYATRISNNGEFVHAAPWSVADQGSANVSHGCINLSTDRAKWFYDFSQPGDVVEVVNSIGPILSRTDGDIYDWAVTWENWKAGSALS; translated from the coding sequence GTGGGTTCGCGCCAGGTGAGAGCCGCCGCCGCAGTGCTCGTCGCAGCCGTGCTCGTGCTGCTGGTCGGCTGTCAGGGGTCCGCCGACGGATCGGGGGAGTCGGCGGCGCCGTCGTCGGCCGCCCCGGCCGAGGTCTCCCTGAGCGTCGCCGACGGCGCCACCGACCTGTCACCCACCACCCCGGTCCAGCTGACCGTTGCGGCCGGTGAGCTCGACCGCGTCGCGGTGACCACCGCCGACGGCACGGCCGTGCCCGGCACGGTGGAGCCGGCCGCCGACGACCCGGCCGCCCAGGTCTGGACGCCGGCGGAGCCGCTGGCCTACGGCACGAGCTACACGGTGACCGCCACGGCCACCAACGCCGACGACGCGGAGACCACGGCCACCAGCACCTTCACCACGGTCACCCCCGCGACGCTGTCCACCCCGGGCATCGGCCCGCTGGACGGCACCACCGTCGGCGTCGGCATGCCGATCCGGGTGTTCTTCGACGACCCGGTGGCCGACAAGGCCGCGGTGGAGAGCCACCTGCTGGTCGACAGCTCCACCCCGACCGACGGGGTGTGGAACTGGGTGCGCGACGACGAGGTGCACTTCCGCCCGTCGACGTACTGGCCGGCGAACACCGACGTGACGCTGCACGCCGACCTCTACGGCGTCGACTTCGGCGAGGGCGTCTGGGGCGAGAAGGACCGCACCATCTCCTTCTCCATCGGGGAGCGGCACGTCTCCGTCGCCGACGCCGGCGCCCACACACTGACCGTCTACGACGGTGACCAGCTGGTGCAGACCTTCCCGATGAGCGCGGGCAGCAGCGAGAACCCGACCCGCAACGGGGCGCACGTGGTGCTGGAGAAGTTCGCCGACATCACCATGGACTCCTCGACCTTCGGCCTCGCCGTCGACGCCCCCGGTGGCTACCGCACCGACGTCGAGTACGCGACGCGGATCTCCAACAACGGCGAGTTCGTGCACGCGGCGCCGTGGTCGGTGGCCGACCAGGGCTCGGCCAACGTCTCGCACGGCTGCATCAACCTCTCCACCGACCGGGCGAAGTGGTTCTACGACTTCTCCCAGCCCGGGGACGTCGTCGAGGTGGTCAACTCCATCGGCCCGATCCTGTCCCGCACCGACGGCGACATCTACGACTGGGCCGTCACGTGGGAGAACTGGAAGGCCGGCTCCGCGCTCTCCTGA
- the orn gene encoding oligoribonuclease yields MAESAPQNLVWIDCEMTGLDLTRDKLIEVAVVVTDSQLNVLDPGLDVIIHADDAALDGMLEVVTEMHAKSGLTEAVRASTVTLAEAEEQVLAYVKRFVPERRTAPLCGNSIGTDRGFLSRDMPTLDDHLHYRMIDVSSIKELARRWFPRVYFAQPQKGLAHRALADIIESIRELAFYRQTLFVADPGPSSDQAQAASAQVVEAFAGVLAAGAAGGDTPADQPPAAG; encoded by the coding sequence GTGGCCGAGAGCGCACCGCAGAACCTGGTCTGGATCGACTGCGAGATGACCGGGCTGGACCTGACCCGGGACAAGCTGATCGAGGTGGCCGTCGTGGTCACGGACTCGCAGCTGAACGTCCTCGACCCCGGGCTGGACGTGATCATCCACGCGGACGACGCCGCGCTGGACGGCATGCTCGAGGTCGTCACCGAGATGCACGCGAAGTCCGGGCTGACCGAGGCCGTGCGCGCCTCCACGGTGACCCTGGCCGAGGCCGAGGAGCAGGTGCTGGCCTACGTGAAGCGGTTCGTGCCCGAGCGGCGCACCGCACCGTTGTGCGGCAACTCGATCGGCACCGACCGCGGCTTCCTGTCCCGGGACATGCCGACCCTGGACGACCACCTGCACTACCGGATGATCGACGTCTCCTCGATCAAGGAACTGGCCCGGCGCTGGTTCCCCCGGGTGTACTTCGCCCAGCCGCAGAAGGGGCTGGCCCACCGGGCGCTGGCCGACATCATCGAGTCGATCCGTGAGCTCGCCTTCTACCGGCAGACCCTGTTCGTGGCCGACCCGGGCCCCAGCAGCGACCAGGCGCAGGCCGCGTCGGCGCAGGTCGTCGAGGCGTTCGCGGGCGTCCTGGCGGCCGGCGCGGCCGGCGGCGACACCCCCGCCGACCAGCCCCCGGCGGCGGGCTGA
- a CDS encoding gluconokinase: MDSTPSIPATTSIVVMGVSGSGKSTVANELARRLQWEFIEGDDLHPPENVEKMRSGTPLEDEDRWPWLRRMAELIGEHEAAGTSFILTCSALKRSYRDLLCDGHPSVWFAHADTSEEVLTERLAKRQGHYMPPSLLRSQLDTLEPLGDDEPGAVVAGEGSVEETVGQMLSELCAERQIPLP; the protein is encoded by the coding sequence ATGGACTCCACGCCCAGCATCCCCGCGACCACCTCGATCGTCGTCATGGGGGTCTCCGGCTCCGGCAAGTCGACCGTCGCGAACGAGCTGGCCCGCCGCCTGCAGTGGGAGTTCATCGAGGGCGACGACCTGCACCCGCCGGAGAACGTCGAGAAGATGCGCAGCGGCACCCCGCTGGAGGACGAGGACCGCTGGCCGTGGCTGCGCCGCATGGCCGAGCTGATCGGCGAGCACGAGGCCGCCGGGACGTCGTTCATCCTCACCTGCTCAGCGCTGAAGCGCAGCTACCGCGACCTGCTCTGCGACGGGCACCCCTCGGTGTGGTTCGCCCACGCCGACACCTCCGAGGAGGTGCTCACCGAGCGGCTGGCCAAGCGCCAGGGGCACTACATGCCGCCGAGCCTGCTGCGCAGCCAGCTGGACACCCTCGAGCCGCTGGGCGACGACGAGCCGGGCGCCGTCGTCGCCGGTGAGGGCTCGGTGGAGGAGACGGTCGGCCAGATGCTCTCCGAGCTCTGCGCCGAGCGGCAGATCCCGCTGCCCTGA
- a CDS encoding GAF and ANTAR domain-containing protein, whose protein sequence is MTAREVHTGLGEVLGRVARQLQEEHGDVEGTLRAITAAAVGAVPHADECGITYVIGRTQVEPRAWTSELPRSVDHLQQEVGEGPCMDAVWQEHEVLLDDIRSEQRWPQFAARASELGVGSMQCFQLFVEGGQMGVLNLYSRTPEAFDDESREVGRLFASHAAIALAGAEHERNLRAGITHRDLIGQAKGILMERHKLTADQAFAVLVRTSSLTNRKVRDLAEELTATGELAHPER, encoded by the coding sequence ATGACGGCGCGTGAGGTGCACACCGGGCTGGGGGAGGTGCTGGGCCGGGTCGCGCGGCAGCTCCAGGAGGAGCACGGCGACGTCGAGGGGACGCTGCGGGCGATCACCGCGGCGGCCGTCGGCGCGGTGCCGCACGCCGACGAGTGCGGGATCACCTACGTGATCGGCCGCACCCAGGTCGAGCCGCGGGCCTGGACCAGCGAGCTGCCCCGCTCGGTCGACCACCTGCAGCAGGAGGTCGGCGAGGGGCCCTGCATGGACGCGGTGTGGCAGGAGCACGAGGTGCTGCTCGACGACATCCGTTCGGAGCAGCGGTGGCCGCAGTTCGCCGCCCGGGCGTCGGAGCTGGGCGTGGGCAGCATGCAGTGCTTCCAGCTGTTCGTCGAGGGCGGGCAGATGGGCGTGCTGAACCTCTACTCCCGGACGCCCGAGGCCTTCGACGACGAGTCGCGCGAGGTCGGCCGGCTCTTCGCCAGTCACGCGGCGATCGCGCTCGCCGGGGCCGAGCACGAGCGAAACCTGCGCGCGGGGATCACCCACCGCGACCTCATCGGCCAGGCCAAGGGCATCCTGATGGAGCGGCACAAGCTCACCGCCGACCAGGCGTTCGCCGTGCTGGTGCGCACGTCGTCGCTGACCAACCGCAAGGTGCGGGACCTGGCCGAGGAGCTGACCGCCACCGGCGAGCTGGCGCACCCGGAACGCTGA
- a CDS encoding MFS transporter gives MTAVQGRASLWRLPAVRSLVALNALGFLSYSLLLSALPAHAAALGAGLTAAGSVTTVFLVATVLAQTAVPALVARLGIAPVLAGGLVALGAPSPLYLLADDVRWFAAVSVVRGVGFAVLTVLGSTIAAQVVPPERRGESIGIYGLAISVPTLAAVPGGTALTLAGHFPWVAAMAAAPVLALVFVPGLVRALGPPEVSAPGGSRAAVWAAAAPSLVLLVITLAGGGLVTFLPIELPDGALAVVALLVFGVSTALCRWGAGVLVDRLGARVLLPATLAGGVAGMLLVALGLQAEDAGGAAAVLAGAFALGVAYGAVQNLTLVIALARAGAGQTTTVSAVWNACYDTGTAIGALAVGAVAAQVGLPLGYVLVAALLALALPLAVTLPRALRATS, from the coding sequence ATGACGGCGGTCCAGGGGCGGGCGTCGCTGTGGCGCCTGCCGGCCGTCCGCTCCCTGGTCGCGCTCAACGCCCTCGGGTTCCTCAGCTACTCGCTGCTGCTGTCGGCGCTGCCCGCGCACGCCGCCGCGCTGGGCGCCGGGCTCACCGCGGCGGGGTCGGTCACCACGGTGTTCCTGGTGGCCACCGTGCTCGCCCAGACGGCGGTGCCCGCGCTGGTCGCCCGGCTGGGCATCGCCCCGGTCCTCGCCGGCGGGCTGGTCGCGCTGGGGGCGCCGTCCCCGCTCTACCTGCTGGCCGACGACGTGCGCTGGTTCGCCGCCGTCTCCGTGGTGCGGGGGGTCGGCTTCGCGGTGCTCACCGTGCTCGGCTCGACGATCGCCGCCCAGGTGGTGCCGCCGGAGCGGCGCGGTGAGTCGATCGGCATCTACGGGCTGGCGATCTCGGTGCCGACGCTCGCGGCGGTGCCCGGTGGGACGGCGCTCACCCTGGCCGGCCACTTCCCGTGGGTCGCCGCGATGGCGGCCGCCCCGGTGCTCGCCCTGGTGTTCGTGCCGGGGCTGGTGCGGGCGCTCGGCCCTCCGGAGGTGTCCGCCCCGGGTGGCTCTCGCGCGGCCGTGTGGGCCGCGGCCGCGCCGTCGCTGGTGCTGCTGGTGATCACCCTGGCCGGCGGCGGGCTGGTCACCTTCCTGCCGATCGAGCTGCCCGACGGCGCGCTGGCGGTGGTGGCCCTGCTGGTCTTCGGGGTCAGCACCGCACTGTGCCGGTGGGGCGCCGGGGTGCTGGTCGACCGGCTGGGCGCGCGGGTGCTGCTGCCGGCGACGCTGGCCGGCGGGGTCGCCGGGATGCTGCTGGTGGCGCTGGGCCTGCAGGCCGAGGACGCCGGTGGCGCCGCGGCCGTGCTGGCCGGGGCCTTCGCGCTGGGCGTCGCGTACGGCGCGGTGCAGAACCTGACCCTGGTGATCGCCCTGGCCCGGGCCGGTGCGGGGCAGACCACGACGGTCAGCGCCGTGTGGAACGCCTGCTACGACACCGGCACCGCGATCGGTGCGCTGGCGGTGGGGGCGGTCGCCGCGCAGGTGGGGCTGCCGCTGGGCTACGTGCTCGTGGCGGCGCTGCTGGCCCTGGCGCTGCCGCTGGCGGTCACGCTGCCGCGTGCGCTGCGCGCCACGAGCTGA
- a CDS encoding DUF1353 domain-containing protein produces the protein MPFDPPPLTVRRTEDQCWEVVEPLVYRGRRDLFVVPAGFETDFASVPRVAVWLFPRFGRYTLAAVLHDWLVAEGLGAGVVGPRDADGIFRRVLREVGVPPVRRWLMWTGVRWSALLNPARRAGWWRDAPRVLALSVLAAPLVVPPGALIALALGVYTAVETVVTTVLPSSGRRSDRGMRL, from the coding sequence GTGCCGTTCGACCCACCGCCGCTGACCGTCCGCCGCACCGAGGACCAGTGCTGGGAGGTGGTCGAGCCGCTGGTCTACCGCGGACGCCGCGACCTGTTCGTCGTCCCGGCCGGCTTCGAGACCGACTTCGCCTCCGTGCCGCGGGTGGCCGTGTGGCTCTTCCCGCGCTTCGGCCGCTACACCCTGGCCGCGGTGCTGCACGACTGGCTGGTGGCCGAGGGGCTGGGCGCCGGGGTCGTGGGTCCCCGGGACGCCGACGGCATCTTCCGCCGGGTGCTCCGCGAGGTGGGCGTGCCTCCGGTGCGCCGCTGGCTGATGTGGACCGGCGTGCGCTGGAGCGCCCTGCTGAACCCGGCCCGCCGGGCGGGCTGGTGGCGGGACGCGCCGCGGGTGCTGGCGCTGTCGGTGCTCGCCGCGCCCCTGGTGGTGCCTCCGGGCGCCCTGATCGCCCTGGCGCTCGGGGTCTACACCGCCGTGGAGACCGTGGTCACCACGGTGCTGCCGAGCAGCGGCCGCCGCTCCGACCGCGGGATGCGGCTGTAG